A region of Haemorhous mexicanus isolate bHaeMex1 chromosome 24, bHaeMex1.pri, whole genome shotgun sequence DNA encodes the following proteins:
- the NCAPD3 gene encoding condensin-2 complex subunit D3 isoform X2 gives MAAERLLSALGGWRLPELAGVWVDTVWDLDFTETEPLDPWIAEEITADGIDTFTRLYSALAPFAAGGQESRENVWTLFAESSLSHQALVAVLHHFVHVGQHKRANTQQRVFALHSAGLYLLLLEIPGSIASQVFHQVMFDKCLHTLTKCWPQEMKKRKKAQSQRSQPNARRNRKKGKPCRNDSSSMEEMLEEEKEEDDENVYFSTEDLLQVRNAIFLLLKNFLRLLPKFSLAEKPQCMQNCMQVFVEMTSFEPVLHEFEFSAAMDVNKAKYIPELAYYGLHLLCSPLHGTEDKTLRCVFQRLLSVILMVESSRGSRREPLPITSAVTSARSQAVKFISSLVDELKEAVYPVLRILLQHICTKVPDKADYRTYAAQALVALLDKLPCAEFAEFIAWLYKYSLSKVSYRVFALDVALALLELPERSPGSSLSQEQQSLLKHKFLVQVMVFGRCSDKAPVVRSKALSSLAHCLEMEAAAALESIQDLLQSSSVRTVLEANANTASVTVSAEGIESFFSTVSNHPVKTLATLRTIELTDSSGTAGPDGKEVMAMLRVRAGDEKTNVRKSALQVFVSLLKQGVVPCTAEELGVLQERCRDPALSVRKQALHSITELLLSQHSNVLVQKAWLNGVVPVVMDAESSVQEKALDCLDQLLLQHIKPYNKSRSGDEGQKLAWDLLSLLSSESKELSRYLSKAFLMWSKQNKFTSTFVNNVMSHVETEHSRAAWMLLAKVAGSSPKLDYSKIVGSWDSISRQQNTSSGTVGHVLCVIGHVAKHLPRSSCEGLKESIQRWLKESQCPLEVISPAVETLQRLCQASAAAPEETQELLNQVCGDLVSTCESYISNIVLREDGAGQLQEDLLVRHLFLLGEAAQLCPAKVDKHIFLVVQSILASSGSEDQLPACTDSEEIPSSQPLSQFRGSAMPPVVRAHALITLGKLCLQHEELAKKCIAALARELEVSPDVAVRNNAALVLCDLCVRYTSLGDRYIPNISLCLRDPHPFIRRQTLILLTNLLQEEFVKWKDCLFFRFVSVLVDPNPDIARFAEFCLVHLLLKRNPVMFSQHFIECIFHFNSYEKHQKYNRFPQSQRAKQLFSLKGKENKEKRMRIYTFLLEHFTDEQRFSITTKISHSILACFVDEVLPLDLEGSELLSDTFAVLSCKEIKLSSMRSKPEEDIQADEDEMAMANAVMQVAQKKLISQVQKKNFIENIIPIITSLKSLMEQKRIPALKDLMNCLREMMQDYRNEIKDFFAVDKQLAAELEYDMKKYEEQLAREKESEQEQLSAAHRESPSLERAAAAGGQNHPSAQCSGGGRPSTPGSIPPPGPSEFATPRAEALKQPGVGRRAASLSTLAILTSARRALQERSQQRSRSVGRSLAASSKAAGTAGSQQGSFQSLSQQSSGGNKAVVGRAISTPEETINELTFGAGVSYISLMHTPRSAPVKKEAEDGPGDIICLTSPEKPPCRPREWKVESPARRSSQPGPLRRSQRRATPRADT, from the exons atGGCGGCGGAGCGGCTGCTGAGCGCGCTCGGCGGGTGGCGGCTGCCGGAGCTGGCCGGAG tgtgGGTGGACACGGTGTGGGATCTGGATTTCACAGAGACCgagcctctggatccctggataGCGGAGGAGATCACGGCCGATGGGATCGACACCTTCACCCGCCTGTACAGCGCTCTGGCGCCCTTTGCTGCCGGgggccaggagagcagagag AATGTCTGGACCTTGTTTGCTGAGAGCAGCCTGTCCCACCAGGCCCTGGTGGCCGTGCTGCATCACTTTGTGCACGTGGGCCAGCACAAAAGAGCCAACACACAGCAGAGGGTGTTTGCTCTGCACTCAGCTGGGCTctacctgctgctgctggagatccCAG GCAGCATAGCCAGCCAGGTGTTCCACCAAGTGATGTTTGATAAATGTCTTCACACCCTGACAAAATGCTGGCCTCaagagatgaagaaaaggaagaaggcaCAATCTCAACGCTCTCAGCCCAATGCCagaaggaacagaaagaaagggaaaccATGCAGGAACGACAGCTCCAGT ATGGAAGAGATgttggaagaggagaaggaagaggatgaTGAGAATGTTTACTTCTCAACAGAAGATCTTCTCCAAGTCCGCAATGCCATCTTCCTTCTCTTGAAAAACTTCCTGAGGCTTCTGCCCAAGTTCTCCCTGGCAGAAAAGCCTCAGTGCATGCAGAACTGTATGCAG GTCTTTGTTGAGATGACCAGCTTTGAGCCAGTGCTCCACGAGTTCGAGTTTTCAGCAGCCAT GGATGTTAATAAAGCCAAGTACATTCCTGAGCTGGCCTATTATGGACTTCACTTACTGTGCTCCCCTCTCCATGGCACAGAGGATAAG ACCCTTCGATGTGTGTTCCAGCGACTCCTCAGCGTCATTCTGAtggtggagagcagcaggggctcCAGGCGTGAGCCCCTTCCCATCACCTCAGCTGTGACCAGCGCCAGGAGCCAGGCTGTGAAGTTCATCAG TTCTCTGGTGGATGAGCTGAAAGAAGCTGTTTATCCTGTTCTGCGAATCTTGCTCCAACATATCTGTACCAAG GTCCCAGACAAGGCTGATTATCGCACCTACGCTGCCcaggccctggtggccctgctgGACAAACTCCCCTGTGCAGAGTTCGCTGAATTCATCGCTTGGCTTTATAAATACTCACTCTCCAAA gtTTCCTACAGAGTGTTTGCTCTTGATGTAGCCTTGGCTTTGTTGGAGCTGCCAGAGAggagcccaggcagctccttgtcccaggagcagcagagtttGCTAAAGCACAAGTTTTTAGTGCAGGTCATGGTGTTTGGCCGGTGCTCAGACAAGGCCCCCGTGGTCCGGAGCAAAGCTCTCAGCAGCCTCGCCCATTGTCTCGAgatggaagctgctgctgccttggagAGCATTCAGGACTTACTGCAGAGCT CCTCTGTCCGCACAGTGTTGGAAGCAAACGCAAACACTGCGAGCGTGACAGTCAGTGCAGAAGGTATAGAGTCATTCTTTTCCA ctgtgtCCAACCATCCAGTGAAGACCTTAGCAACTTTGAGAACTATCGAGCTGACAGacagcagtggcactgctgggcctgATG GAAAAGAAGTCATGGCCATGCTGAGAGTGAGGGCTGGAGATGAGAAAACCAACGTGAGGAAATCTGCTCTGCAG GTGTTTGTGAGCCTGCTGAAGCAGGGGGTGGTGCCCTGCACGGCCGAGGAGCTGGGCGTGCTGCAGGAGCGCTGCCGGGACCCCGCCCTGTCCGTGCGGAAGCAGGCGCTGCACTCCATCACCGAGCTGCTCCTG TCTCAGCACAGCAATGTCCTGGTGCAGAAGGCCTGGTTGAACGGAGTGGTGCCTGTGGTGATGGATGCAGAAAGCTCTGTCCAAGAAAAGGCCTTGGATTGCCTTGATCAGCTCTTGCTGCAGCACATCAAACCTTACAATAAATCGAGGAGTGGTGATGAGGGGCAGAAGCTGGCGTGGGATCTGCTCTCCCTGTTGTCTTCAGAAAGCAAGGAGCTGAG ccgTTACCTGAGCAAAGCCTTCCTTATGTGGTCCAAGCAGAACAAGTTCACCTCCACTTTTGTCAATAATGTCATGTCCCACGTGGAGACAGAGCATTCCAGGGCAGCCTGGATGCTGCTTGCCAAGGTGGCTGGCTCTTCCCCCAAGCTGGATTATTCCAAGATTGTTGGATCCTGGGACAGCATCAGCAG GCAGCAGAACACGAGCAGTGGCACCGTGGGACATGTCCTGTGTGTCATTGGGCACGTGGCAAAGcacctccccaggagcagctgtgagggGCTGAAGG AGAGCATCCAGAGGTGGCTGAAGgagtcccagtgtcccctggaggtgatcagcccagctgtggagaccctgcagaggctctgccaggcctctgcagctgcaccagAGGAGACACAG GAGCTGCTCAACCAGGTGTGTGGAGATTTGGTGTCCACCTGTGAGAGCTACATCTCCAACATAGTCCTCagagaggatggagcagggcagctgcaggaagatCTCTTG GTGAGACACCTCTTCCTGCTGGGGGaggctgcccagctgtgcccagccaaGGTGGACAAACACATCTTCCTCGTGGTCCAGTCCATCCTGGCCTCTTCTGGCAGCGAGGACCAAC TGCCTGCTTGCACAGACAGTGAGGAgatccccagctcccagccactgTCCCAGTTCAGGGGCTCAGCCATGCCTCCCGTGGTCAGGGCTCACGCACTCATCACTTTGG ggaagctgtgcctgcagcacgAGGAGCTGGCCAAGAAGTGCATCGCGGCGCTGGCGCGGGAGCTGGAGGTGTCGCCGGACGTGGCCGTGCGCAACAACGCGGCGCTGGTGCTGTGCGACCTGTGCGTGCGCTACACCTCGCTGGGGGACAGATACATCCCCAACATCTCCCTGTGCCTGCGCGACCCACACCCCTTCATCCGCAGGCAGACCCTCATCCTGCTCACCAACCTCCTCCAG GAGGAGTTTGTGAAATGGAAGGACTGCCTCTTCTTTCGGTTTGTCAGTGTCCTGGTGGATCCAAACCCAGATATTGCCAG gtTTGCAGAGTTCTGCCTGGTGCATCTCTTGCTGAAGAGGAACCCTGTGATGTTCTCCCAGCACTTCATCGAGTGCATCTTCCATTTCAACAGCTACGAGAAACACCAGAAGTACAACAGGTTCCCCCAGAGCCAGAG GGCGAAGCAGCTCTTCTCTCTGAAGGGGAAGGAGAACAAGGAGAAGAGGATGAGGATCTACACCTTCCTGCTGGAGCATTTCACAGATGAGCAGAGGTTCAGCATCACCACCAAGATCAGCCACAGCATCCTAg CTTGCTTTGTGGATGAGGTCCTTCCTTTGGACCTGGAAGGCAGCGAGCTGCTCTCAGATACATTTGCAGTCCTCAGCTGCAAAGAAATCAAGCTCTCAAGTATGAGGTCCAAACCTGAGGAAGACATTCAGGCTGATGAAGATGAGATGGCCATGGCCAATGCTGTCATGCAGGTGGCCCAGAAAAAGCTCATCTCGCAG gttcaaaagaagaatttcaTCGAAAACATCATCCCAATAATCACATCACTCAAGTCCTTGATGGAGCAGAAGAGGATCCCAGCTCTTAAGGACCTGATGAACTGCCTGCGG GAAATGATGCAAGATTACCGAAATGAAATCAAAGACTTCTTTGCTGTGGACAAGCAGCTGGCAGCCGAGCTGGAGTATGACATGAAGAAATATGAAGAGCAGCTGGCCAGGGAGAAGGAGTCAGAGCaagagcagctctcagcagcccACAGGGAG TCTCCATCTctggagagagctgcagctgctggtggccaGAATCATCCCAGTGCTCAGTGCTCTGGGGGGGGGAGGCCATCCACCCCTGGCTCCATCCCTCCCCCTGGCCCCTCGGAGTTTGCCACTCCTCGTGCTGAGGCTCTGAAGCAGCCAGGGGTGGGTCGCAG GGCAGCATCCCTGAGCACGCTGGCCATCCTCACCTCGGCCAGGAGGGCactgcaggagaggagccagCAGCGCAGCAGGAGCGTGGGCAGGAGCTTGGCAGCTTCCTCCAAGGCAgcgggcacagctggcagccagcaag GCTCCTTCCAAAGCCTGAGCCAACAGTCCAGTGGAGGAAACAAGGCTGTGGTGGGGAGAGCAATCAGCACCCCAGAGG